One Desulfobacterales bacterium genomic window carries:
- a CDS encoding c-type cytochrome produces the protein MKVCVVGLMVGMMLLVAVSAGAQVGQDVFKAQKCSMCHKPVESKVAPSLAAIAGAYEGQADELLGYVKGEAEPVMDKERASVMEKYIGKMKALPEADLKALVEFMLGHK, from the coding sequence ATGAAAGTGTGTGTCGTGGGTTTGATGGTGGGGATGATGCTTCTGGTGGCGGTCAGTGCCGGGGCTCAGGTGGGGCAGGATGTTTTCAAGGCACAGAAATGCAGTATGTGCCACAAGCCGGTTGAATCGAAAGTCGCGCCGTCTCTGGCTGCGATAGCCGGGGCCTACGAGGGGCAGGCTGACGAATTGCTCGGTTATGTGAAGGGTGAGGCGGAGCCGGTTATGGATAAGGAGCGGGCCTCGGTTATGGAAAAATATATCGGGAAGATGAAGGCGCTTCCGGAGGCAGACCTCAAGGCACTTGTCGAATTT
- a CDS encoding N-acetyltransferase, giving the protein MKIRKLTAENYDKVSALLRQAFPDSTYEVQLVEKFHQNDKAVHEWVCIHTNTIIAYIAFSNAYNGDNVCGLHLAPLAVAPEFQKQGIGSELLRFALRQAVIKEQTIFVLGDPNFYQKFGFDPCVIPICPFDKKNTHFLSIRNKPYSQFTVGYESEFNVAHRSSQRKKSISRHQQKKRQK; this is encoded by the coding sequence ATGAAAATACGCAAACTCACCGCTGAAAATTATGACAAGGTTTCCGCCTTGTTGCGGCAGGCATTCCCTGATAGCACATATGAAGTGCAATTAGTTGAAAAATTCCATCAGAATGATAAAGCAGTGCATGAATGGGTGTGTATTCATACCAATACGATAATCGCCTATATCGCTTTTTCGAATGCCTATAACGGCGATAATGTCTGTGGCTTGCATCTGGCGCCATTGGCTGTGGCACCCGAGTTCCAAAAGCAGGGAATAGGCTCAGAGCTGCTTCGCTTTGCCTTGAGGCAGGCTGTCATTAAGGAGCAGACCATTTTCGTTTTAGGTGATCCCAACTTTTATCAGAAGTTTGGATTTGATCCTTGTGTCATACCTATTTGTCCCTTTGATAAAAAAAATACCCATTTCTTAAGTATCCGCAATAAACCATATAGCCAGTTCACTGTGGGGTATGAATCGGAGTTTAACGTGGCGCATCGCTCATCTCAGCGAAAAAAATCAATTTCCCGCCATCAACAAAAAAAACGGCAAAAATAG
- a CDS encoding CopG family transcriptional regulator, with product MTTLSKRSTIYLDPALHQALRLKALETSRSMSEIINDAVRKALAEDAEDLAVFEERASEPLISYEQMIKKLKKDGRI from the coding sequence ATGACAACTTTATCAAAACGTTCGACCATTTATTTAGACCCGGCCTTACACCAGGCGCTCAGACTCAAAGCCCTTGAAACATCCCGATCAATGTCAGAAATCATTAATGACGCTGTTAGAAAAGCCCTTGCTGAAGATGCAGAGGACCTTGCTGTTTTTGAAGAAAGAGCCAGCGAGCCCCTAATCAGCTATGAACAGATGATCAAAAAGTTGAAAAAAGATGGACGAATATAA
- a CDS encoding type II toxin-antitoxin system RelE/ParE family toxin — MKGNNPFHKIRVGDYRILYEIQDDVLLILILKIGHRKDIYRNIT; from the coding sequence ATGAAGGGAAATAATCCTTTCCACAAAATTCGAGTTGGAGATTATCGGATTTTATATGAGATTCAAGATGATGTTCTATTGATTCTGATTCTTAAAATCGGACACCGGAAAGATATCTACAGAAACATCACCTGA
- a CDS encoding type II toxin-antitoxin system RelE/ParE family toxin, protein MDEYKILFKKSVWKDFQSIADKDLKRILKQIQSLSINPRLPGCEKLSGQECYRLRQGRYRIIYSIQDDALTIWVIKIGHRGDVYR, encoded by the coding sequence ATGGACGAATATAAAATATTATTTAAAAAGTCTGTCTGGAAAGATTTTCAATCAATCGCGGATAAGGACCTGAAAAGGATTCTAAAACAAATTCAATCATTGAGTATAAACCCACGCCTTCCAGGATGTGAAAAGCTTTCTGGACAAGAATGTTATCGTCTACGACAGGGACGGTATCGTATTATTTATTCGATCCAAGACGATGCGCTCACCATTTGGGTAATAAAAATTGGACATCGTGGTGATGTTTATCGCTAA
- a CDS encoding type II toxin-antitoxin system Phd/YefM family antitoxin gives MRTHNVIFGNESFVLTRRGEPIAAIVSIKELELLQDLENRIDIEDAWKAKNEPGEPIPREKLKKELEL, from the coding sequence TTGAGAACGCACAACGTAATTTTCGGCAATGAATCCTTTGTTCTAACTCGTCGAGGTGAGCCTATTGCAGCCATTGTTTCTATTAAAGAGCTTGAATTGCTGCAAGATTTAGAAAACAGAATTGACATAGAAGATGCGTGGAAAGCTAAGAATGAACCGGGTGAACCGATTCCCCGGGAAAAATTGAAAAAGGAACTTGAGCTTTGA